ATGTCGCAGGCACGGTAGAGCCGGCCTTGCTCGGTCGGGGTCAGCCAGCCGTGAAACACGATCCGGTCAGTGAGGCCCAGCCGTCTCGCCTGCTTCTCCAGTGCGCTGCGTGCGTGACCCATACCCACGATGTCGAGAAACCATTCCCCTCGCGTCATCGCAAGTGATTCGAGCAGCAGGTCGACCCCTTTTCCATGCACGAGCTGGCCGACATAGAGCACCCGGCGATCGCCGGGTGGGGGGCTCAGAAAGGTCTCCCCCAGATCCACGGCGGGGGGCAGGCGCGCGATGCGGTCGTGTGGGAGCCCGTTTCGAACGAGCAGATCGCGCATGTAGCGGCTGGCGACGATGAGGCGATCAAAGCCGCCGTGGGCTTTGAGGTCAGCCAGTCTCCCCGCGACGTTCACGAGGCGCCACGGAAGGAAACGACCCCGCGATCGTTTCAGGAATGCGCCGTCGAGCAGACAGCGAAGACCGGCCGGACGGTCGCAGATGCGACCGTCTCGCGCGAAGTAGCGGTGTGACCGGGGACAGCAGAGATCATGGTCGTGCACGTAGCGCACGATAGGTACCGCCGTTCGCTGCGAGAGCAGGCTCGAGGCGTGGTCGAGCTTGTGGACATACACCACGTCGGCCTGCCAGCGCGTGAGCAGGGGGCGCAGCTGCGCGCCCGTGAACGGGGCGGTATCGTCGAAGCGGGTCGCGTAGCCGGATGCGTCGCGCCCGGCGTGGCGGTAGGCCAGATAGCACGCGTGGCCGCGGGCTCGAAGTCGGGTGGCGTCGGCGATGCTCTGCTCCACGCCGCCGAGCCAGCCACAGATCTCACTTACGAAGACGATGTTCACGGATGACCTCTTCATACAGCGCGGAGAGACGGCGTGTGACGCTGTCCCAGGTGAACTCATCGAGCGCGCGGCGGCGCCCGTTCATGGCCATCGATCTGGCCAGCGTGCGATTGCCGAGCACGAGCGAGATGGCGTTGAAGAACGCGGCTTCCTCGCCGAGGGGGCACAGCAGCCCGTCGACGCCGTGCTGCACGAAGCCGGAGAGACCGCCCGTCCGACTGGCGACGACCGGACGCGTGGCGGCCCAGGCCTCGAGCACCACGAGTCCGAAGGGCTCGTGGTTCGAGGGCAGCACGAAGCAGTCGGCCGCGTGGTAGGCATCGACGAGCTCTTGTCCCTTTGGAGGAAGTCCACCGGTCATCGTGACGATGCCTTTGCTGAGCGCGCCGGCCATCTCGGTGAGTACGGCCTGGGTCGCTTCGTCTGTGACGGGGCCTACGACAGCGAGTCGAACGTCGCCATGCGCTTGTCTGAGATGAGGAAGGATGCGCGCGATGAGGGCCTGGTTCTTCTGGGGATGCACCCGCCCGACGTTGAGCAGGAGACGGGCGGTCGGCGGGATTCCCCAGCGCGCTCGGAATCGAGCGCCATCTCCGTTCGTGAAGTGCGCAGCCTCCACGCCGCCCGGCAGGAATGCAACCCGTGCATCGGGGCGCTCGCGCGAGAGGCGCTCGTGGTCTGCCTGTCCCACGCAGATGATGGCCGCGGCATCATCGAGCACGCGGCGCGATCCTACCCACCATCCCAGCGCCTTTCCCCATTCGAACGCGCCGTGTGCAGGGTGCGCCTGCAGACGTAGAGATGAAGGGGCCACGGGAGCGCCGTTGGCATCGGCGAGAGGCGCTTCTTCGAGTCCGCCGTGCAGCGAGATCACGTAGGGGAGATGTCGCCTGCGCGCCGCCCAGCGACCGATGGCGCCGATGCGACGGGCGGTGTGCAGATGGATCACGTCGAGCCCTGGCCGCGTCATGAGCTCGCGCATCAGGTGAAACGAGAACATGTTTCCACCGGAGAGGTCGAGTGCCGTAACTGCTTCCGGCTTCAGGCCCAGGTAGGGATAGAAGTAGGGCACCCGAAGGATGGGAACCGTCGCGATCTCTTCCTCGGCGGTGTCGGAGAGCGCGTCGGGGCAGAGAATGGTCGCTTGAAGACCGTCGCGGTTCTGTCTTCGGGCGACCTCGATGATGTGTGTCTCGGTGCCGCCCCAGTGTGAGACGGCAAGACGACGGGGGACGTGGGTCACGTTCAAGGCAGCGCGCCCTCCATGGCCATGTAGAAGGCGTCGACCTTCGTCACGATTCCACCTTTCAGCGGAGCACCCACCGCTCTCAGGTCTTCCACGAGAAGACGGAGCTCGTCGATGGCGTGCACGCCGTTCTCGATCACGAGCACCACCGCGTCGACATTCGCGGTGGCGCGCGAGA
This region of Pseudomonadota bacterium genomic DNA includes:
- a CDS encoding glycosyltransferase family 1 protein is translated as MSSPGTASHAVSPRCMKRSSVNIVFVSEICGWLGGVEQSIADATRLRARGHACYLAYRHAGRDASGYATRFDDTAPFTGAQLRPLLTRWQADVVYVHKLDHASSLLSQRTAVPIVRYVHDHDLCCPRSHRYFARDGRICDRPAGLRCLLDGAFLKRSRGRFLPWRLVNVAGRLADLKAHGGFDRLIVASRYMRDLLVRNGLPHDRIARLPPAVDLGETFLSPPPGDRRVLYVGQLVHGKGVDLLLESLAMTRGEWFLDIVGMGHARSALEKQARRLGLTDRIVFHGWLTPTEQGRLYRACDIAVVPSRWPEPFGMVGLQAMLWARPVVAFDVGGISDWLDHGRTGLCVPEQDVRGLAAAVDRLLSDKVQASDMGRSARRRVQEQFSFARYLRDLEALLATAAT
- a CDS encoding glycosyltransferase family 1 protein: MRAPPRRSDPAAQPPSQRRKDPRGAAPRPGVSPSPRERGLQGVCRARGDRPLARHRECRRGGARDRERRARHRRAPSSRGRPESGGCSAERWNRDEGRRLLHGHGGRAALNVTHVPRRLAVSHWGGTETHIIEVARRQNRDGLQATILCPDALSDTAEEEIATVPILRVPYFYPYLGLKPEAVTALDLSGGNMFSFHLMRELMTRPGLDVIHLHTARRIGAIGRWAARRRHLPYVISLHGGLEEAPLADANGAPVAPSSLRLQAHPAHGAFEWGKALGWWVGSRRVLDDAAAIICVGQADHERLSRERPDARVAFLPGGVEAAHFTNGDGARFRARWGIPPTARLLLNVGRVHPQKNQALIARILPHLRQAHGDVRLAVVGPVTDEATQAVLTEMAGALSKGIVTMTGGLPPKGQELVDAYHAADCFVLPSNHEPFGLVVLEAWAATRPVVASRTGGLSGFVQHGVDGLLCPLGEEAAFFNAISLVLGNRTLARSMAMNGRRRALDEFTWDSVTRRLSALYEEVIREHRLRK